A window of Planctomycetia bacterium genomic DNA:
GATACTCACTTACGGGCTACTCGAACTGGGCATCGCTGTTTCGGCGATCGGGCTTCCTTATGCGATCGGCGCTTCGACTCGGCTGTATGTTTCGATATTCGGGGGCGCTGCCGATTCGATTGAAACGGGCGGGCTGGTGACTGCGGGGTTTTACCTCGTCTGCTCGTTTGTCATTCTGCTTGTGCCGACGGCGATGATGGGGGCGACGCTGCCGCTTTTGGCGCGCTATGCGGTGACGGACGAACGGCAGATCGGTCCGCGCGTGGGACTGCTGTATGCGGTGAACACGCTAGGGGCGGTGGCGGGCACGCTGGTGGCGGCGTTCATGCTGCTGCCTTCGATGGGCCTTGCGCGCACGATCTGGGTCGGCGTGGCGGCGAATCTGCTTGTGTTTCTTGTTGCGGCGTGGATGGCGAGGCAATCCACCGGGGCGACGATGCAGCGTCCATCACCGGTGAAGGTCAAACCGGGCGCTATCAGCGATAGTGAGCTGCCGCGGGCCAAGCTCATCCTGCCGATCATGCTGGTGTCGGGCGCTGCGTCGTTTTCATATGAGGTGTTGTGGACGCGGCTGCTCGGGCATGTGCTGGGGGCGAGCGTGTTCGCCTTTGCTACGATGCTGGCGAGTTTTCTGACGGGGATCGCGCTGGGGTCGGCCGCGGGGTCGCGGCTGGCGCGATCGCGCCGCGGGAGCATGATTGCCTTCGGCATCGTGCAGTTCTGCATTGCGACGGCCTCGCTTCTTAGCTACGCGCTGTTGGCGCAGTTACCTGACCTTGCGAGGACGACGGGGGCGGGTGTCCATGCGGGGCTGGCAGCGAACGCGGCGATCTGCGCGATGATCCTTCTGCCGGGGGCGTTTTTCATTGGGGCGACATTTCCGCTGGCGGTTCGCATCCTGGCGCGCGAGGCCGGTGACGCCGGGCCGTCGAGCGCGCGGGTTTATGCGTGGAACACCATCGGGGCGATTCTGGGATCGATCGCGAGCGGATTTCTGCTGCTGCCCATGCTTCACTTCGGCGGGACGATTGTGGCGACAGTCGCGGTGAATCTGGGCCTCATGGCGATAGTCGCCCTGCTGATGAAGCCGGTGGGCAGGCGGAGCCTGGCGGTGTGCGCGGCGGGCGTCGCGCTGCTTGTTTTTGTGCGCCCCGATGAGCCGTGGGATGTGCTGCGCAACTCGGCGCTGGGCCGCGACGCCGCCGGGGGCGAGGTGAGCTACTACGGCGTCGGGCGCAGTACGACGGTGCTGCTGGTTGATGACGGCCTCGGGTGGGACCTGCGCACGAGTGGACTGCCGGAGGCGAACATTCGGCGCAGGGGCGTGCCGCTGGGACGGGTGCTGATTCAGCAGTGGCAAAATGCGCTGCCGGTGCTGGCGCGGCCGAACGCCAGGACGATGATGTTCGTGGGGCTGGGCGGCGGGGTGGCGGTCGAGTCGGTGCCGAGTTCGATCGAGCGCATCGACGTGGTTGAGTTGGAGCCGGAGGTGATTGCCGCGAATCGCTTTGTCTCGGATCAACGGGCGATTGACCCGCTGGCGGATCCGCGCGTTCGACTGATGACCAACGATGCCCGAAACGCCCTGCTGCTTTCGGAGAGTCAGTATGACATCATCGTGTCGCAACCGTCACACCCGTGGACGGCGGGCGCGTCGCACCTGTACACGCGCGAGTTCATGTCGATGGTGCGGGACCGATTGGGGGCGGAGGGCGTGTTTCTGCAGTGGATGTCGCTTGCGTTTGTCGATGAGCCGCTTCTGCGGAGCCTGGTTGCGACGCTGAGCGATGTGTTTGCGCAGGTGGAGATGTATGCCCCCTATCCCGGGGCGGTGCTTTTCCTGGCGTCGTCCGGGCCTTTGCGGGCGTGGGAGAGCGCTTCGGCGGCGATTGCGGGGCGGCCGGGGGGCTTTGCGGCGGCGGGCATTGTTTGCGCCGAGGACGTGCTGGCGGCGTTGGAACTGGATGCGGATGCCGCACGGCTGTTTGCGGACGGGGCGATGCTCGTAACCGACGACTTCAATCTGCTTCAATTGCAATCGCGGAGACTGGAGAGCGAGCCGCGATCGAGCTGGCAGATCACCGATGCGGCGCTGGCGGCGTCGGACCCGGCGACGAACCCCGAGGGGCGATTCGATGCGGCTTATCTGGTGCGGAAGCTGATGACGCGGACGAACTCGCCGCGGGCGCTGCGCGTGGCGGAGTCGGTGAAAGACCCGGCGCTGCGGGCGCTGTGTCTGGGTCATGTGCGCGACTGGGAGGGGAAGACGGCGGAGTCGATCGCGCAGTTTGAGACGGTTTTGCGCGAGAGGCCGGATTTCGCGCCGGCGGTTTTTGGAAAGCTGCGTGCGCGATCGGCGGAGCTGCTGCGACGGCACCCGGCGGAGACGGCGCTGGCCGAGCGTCTCGGCGATCCTGCGCGGGCGGTGATCGACGGGTGGCAGGCGGGGTCCGGCGGATCGTGGCAGGCGCTGCGGGCGCTGGACGAGCGGCTGGCCCTTGCGGGGCCGACCGAGGACTGGTACGTCGATGCTCAGCGACTGCGGGCGCGGTGGCGGATTCAATCGGGGGAGCCGGCGCTTTGCCGCGAGGCGATGGGCATTCTGGACGCGTTCATTCCGCGTTTCGGGAGCGCGGATGACTTTCTGACGCGAGCGGATGCGTCGCTGGGGGCGGGCGAGGAACTCGGGGCGCTGGGGGCGCTGCACGAAGCGGCACAGATGCTTCGCAAGAACAGCGCGGGGACAGCGCTGGCCAAGAGGATCCAGAAGAAACTCGACGGACTTGCCCCGCACGTGCGCGCCAGCGAGGCGGGACGCCGCACCGTGGCGGCGATTTCGCTGATTCCGGGGATGACGCCGAGCCTGCCGAAGTTTTACGGGAAATAGCTACTCGGGATCGGCGGCGGACATGTCGTAGATCCACTTTTCGCCGGCGCGGTCGAAGCGGAGCAGCTCGTCGGACTTGAAGTAGAGGCCCATTTCGAAGGCCGCCGCCTCGGGGGAGTCGCTGCCGTGGATGAGGTTGAAGCTGTTGGAGAGGCCGAAGTCGCCGCGGATGGTGCCGGGCTCGGCCTTGGAGCCGAAGGTGGCGCCCATCATTTTGCGTGACACGGCGATGGCATTGACGGCCTGGAGGACCATGACGAGGACCGGGCTGCTGGTGATGTAGCTGACGAGCCGGGGGTAGAAGGGCTTCTCCTTGTGGACGGCGTAGTGCTTCTCGGCGAGTTCGCGGGGCACCTGCATCATCTTCATGGCGAGGATTTGAAAGCCCTTCTCCTCGAAGCGGGTGATGATGCGGCCGGTGAGACCGCGCTGGAGGGTGTCGGGCTTGAGAATGATCAGCGTCTTTTCCATGTTGCACGTCCTTGGGTGGGTTTGTTTTACCGTTTGATCTTTATTCCATCATCGGGCGCACGGGGCGCCGAAATCGTCATCAATCGAGACCCGTCGATCGGAGCCGCAAAGGCCCATTCCCGCAAAGACAATCTGAGGGAGACGGATGAGTCGCAGAGTTTAAGGCGCTGGGGCCTGGCTATCAACCTGCTCCTGGAGCGTGGCGGCGATCTGCCGGTGGCGCGGTGCGTCGGGCGAGCCCTGATCGGCGAGGATGTCGTGGAGGGTGGCGAGATAACGCAGCAGCGATTCGTCACAGGGAGAGAGCTCGTTGGCGATGCGAAGGGCGTCAAGGGCGGCGCGGTAATCTCCGGCGACGGCGCGTGCGATTCCGAGATTGAGGAATGCGTCGGCGTCGTCGGGCGTGATGGTGGTGACGGCCTCAAATGCGTAGGCGGCCTCGAGCGGCAAATCGAAGTCTACATAGGTGACGCCGAGATTGAACCAGGCGCTGGCGACATTGGGGCGAAGGCGGGTGAAGGCTTCCCAGGATGCGCGGGCCTCGTCGATGCGGCCCTCGCGTTGGGCGAGGCTGGCGAGATTGTAATGGGCGTTGGCGTGGCCGGGATCGCGGCGGATCACCTGGCGAAGCTGATGAGCGGACTCCTGAAAATCGGAGAGGCGATAGAGGACGACGGCGTAGTTGTAGCGCACTTCGGGGTCTTTGTCGTTCGCCTTTAAGACCTGTTCGTAGGCGTCGCGGGCCTCGAGGAATCTGCCCTGGGCGACGAGGACATCAGCCTTGGCGGCGAGGGCGGCATGGCCGGCGGGATTCCTTTTGAGGGCGTTATCGAAGTGTTCAAGGGCGGTGTTGAAATTTCCTTCGCGGGCGGCGAGCGCGCCTTTTGAATAAAGGCTGACGAAAGAGGCGTCCGCATCGTGGCGCAGTTCGACGGATGCCTCGTCCAACCGGCGGGCGACCTGATCGATGATCTGACCGAGGGCGGGACCACGAGGGCGGGGCTTCAGATTCGTCGTTCGATTTTGCGTATGGGAGCGGGCATCAGAAGGAGGAGCTTGCAGGCGCAACTCGCGTTTGGCGGGCGATGTTCTCTCGGCCAGGTGCACGAAACCGGGATCGTCGAGGACGTCGAGCCGCCCCACCGGAGATGGGCGCAACGTGGATTTCTCGGTCGCGGAGAGATAGAGCCATGCGCCGCCGACGAAGACGACGAAGATGCCGAGGCTGATGGGAATGAACGATCGGGGCGACATGCCGACCATCGTGCGACCGACACAGGCTTGTGTCAATTCGGTATCGCCGCGCCAAGGTTTGGATGGAACGGCGCGCGGGGGTGACGGGCGCTGGTGCGTCGACAAAGGTAAATTGTCCGATGTCGCGAACTTCGGTACGATCCGAGGATGGATCGCAGCGGATGAAGAAATCGATGAATATTCTGATCATCGGCGCGGGGCAGGTGGGCAGCCATACCGCGGAAGTGCTCACCGGTTCGGGCCATGACGTCACGATCGTCGATGTGGATGACGTCAAGCTGCAGACGGTGACGGACACACTTGACGTACGCACCCTGGAAGGGAACGGCACCAACGTCGACGTGCTTCGCGAGGCGGGGGTCCGTGAATCCGACCTTATCGTCGCGGCGACCAGCTCCGACGAGGTGAACATCGTCTCCGCCTCCATCGGCCGGGCCCTGGGGGCGAAGGCTTCGATCGCCCGGGTGCATCACAGCGCCTTCATCGGTCACGCCGAGCTGCGCTATGAAACGCATTTCGGCATTAACAAGCTGATTTGTCCGGAGTATTCGACGGCCAAGGCGATCGCGCGGTCGCTGCGGAGTCCGGCCGCGCTGGAGATCGAGGAGTTCACCGGCGGGCGCATCGAGATGCACGAATTCCCGGTGGCGGACACGGCGCCGGCGATCGACTGCACCTTGTCATCCATCGCGATGCCGCCGGGCACGCGGCTTTTGGGCGTATCGCGCGGGACCGACTTCATTGTCCCGGCTGCGGACACGGACATTCTTCGCGGCGATCGAGTCGTGCTCATCGGCGACAACGATGTGTTTGAGGATGCGCGCAAGCTATTCCGGGTGGAGAAGCCGGGCCGCAAGTCGGCGGTGCTGATGGGCGGCTCGGCGATGGCGGTGTGGCTTTGCAAGGCGCTGAAGAGCCGGGCGTGGTCGATACGGGTCTTTGAGGCGAATCGCGCGCGGGCGGAGGAACTTGCGGAGAAGCTTGAGGGGGTGACGGTTCTGAACGCCGATCCGACGGACAAGAGCGTGTTCGCCGAAGAGCGGATCGGCATGGCCGACGCATTTGTGGCGCTGCACGACGACGACGAGGACAACATTGTCGGGGCCGTGCTCGCCAAGGCGGGCGGCGTCAAGGAGGCGATCGCCGTGGTGCAGCGGCCGAGATACCTGGACCTTTTGTATCACATCGGCGTGGATCGATCTTACAGCCCGGGCATTTCGGCGGCGAAGGAGATCGCCGCGCAGATCGACAAGAGTCCCATCCGTCAGTTGGCCACGCTGGTGACGGGGCTGTCGACGGTGCTGGTTACGGTGGCGGCGGGCGCGGAGGGCTGCGAGAAAAATCTTCAGGAATTGCCGCTTGCACCGGCGTGGGTGGTCGGGGCCATTCGCCGAGGCGACCGGGTGTTCGTGCCGGGGGCGACGAACCAGATCGAGGCGGGTGACGTGCTTCTGGCAGTGGGCAAGGAATCGGATCAGGGCGTCCTGGAAGACATCTTCGTGAAGACCTGAATTCATGAATCACCGAATCATCATGCAATACGGCGGCGTCGTCATGGTTCTCGTCAGCGGGATCATGATTCTGGTCGCCGCGGGTGTTTACCTGATGGCGCTGATTCGGGGTTCGACGCTCGACGCCTTTGCGCATCAGGCGCTGTCGATTACAGGGCTGGGCGGGCTGCTGATCGGCGTGCCGACCTGGCTGCTCAATCGCGGCGGCTCGAAGTTTCTCTCTCGGAAAGAGGCGATGCTGCTGGTGGCGGGCACGTGGGTCGTCGGCGCGGCACTTGCGGGCATGCCTTATTACCTCTGGGCGAAGTGGAAGGCCACCGGGGTGAATCGCCACGTTTTCCAGCATTTCGTCAGTTGCTACTTCGAGGCGATGAGCGGCCTGACGACGACCGGCGCGACGGTGCTGAGCGACATCGAGTCCATGCCGCGTTCGCTATTAGTCTGGCGGGCGATCACGCACTGGCTGGGCGGGCTGGGCATCGTGGTTTTGTTCGTGGCCGTGCTGCCCGGGCTGGGGGTGGGCGGGAAGCGCATGTTCATGATTGAGGCGCCCGGCCCGGCGCCGGAGGGTCTTGTTCCGAAGATCCGCGAGACGGCGAAGAGCCTTTGGTACATCTATCTGGGATTGACGGCGGTGCAGGTGCTGGCGCTGCTGCCGTTCATGAGCCTTTACGAATCGATCTGTCATACATTCGCGACCCTGGCGACGGGTGGATTCAGCACGCGGAACGCCAGCATAGGGGCGTTTCACGATCAGCCGATGGTGGATGTGATCGTGGTGTTTTTCATGATTCTGGCGGGCGCGAATTTCGGGCTTTACTACCGGATCACCCACGGCGACTGGCGGAGCGTGCTTCGAGATCCTGAGCTCCGCCTTTATCTTCTGGTTCTCGCCGTATCCGCGGGCATCGTGTCATCGGTCGTTTACTTCGATCGTCAGCCCATCGAGCTTACGGACGGGACGGTTCTCGAAGCCACCGCGATTGAGGCCGCCCGGCAGGGTGTGGTGACGACGGTCTCCGTCCAGACGACGACCGGTTTTTGCACGAGCAATTACAACGGTTGGCCGTTTCTCGCGCAGGGGATGCTGGTGCTGCTCATGTTCATCGGAGGCTGTAGCGGCTCGACGGCCGGCGGGATCAAGGTCGTTCGCGTTTGGATCGCGTTCAAGGTGCTGATTTCCGAGATCGAGAAGATTTACCGCCCGGATGTGATCCGTCCGGTGCGGCTGGGGAAGGCGACGATGGACCCGGAGCTGAAGCTCGGGACGGTGTGCTATTTTCTCGGGTGCATTCTGATTTTCACGGCTGGCGCGGGAGCGGTGATGCTGCTCGAACAGCTCCGGCCGAACAGCCCCTGCGATTTTACGACGGCGGCGACGGCGAGCGCGGCGACGTTGTTCACGATCGGCCCGGGCCTGGCGAAGGTGGGCGCGATCGAAAATTATGGGTGGATGTCGGAGTGGAGCAAGGCGGTCTTGTGTGTGCTGATGGCGTTTGGGCGACTGGAGATTTTCGCGATCATCGTTCTGTTCACGCCGAGCTTCTGGAAGTCGGATTGATTGCAGGCGCCGGGTCTTGATCGACACAGATGGGAGCAGAATTTTTTGGTTTGTCAGATTAAGTCCATGTGAGTTTTTTTCGTCGAGTAACGCTCTGCCGCCCCATTCGGGGCTTAGAATTCTCGTTGCACGTTCTCCACGGGCTCGCGCCCGTGGCTACGATCTGTCGCCCCCTTCGGGGCTTCGATCCGGCGTTACATTCGGGAGATGATCCGGCGCTTCATTCGAGAGGCGATCCGCCTACCTTCGGGATGTGAACCGACACTTCGTTCGCGACGCGATCCGACAACGCCTTCGGAATGCGATCTGTCATTATGTTCGAGATGTAAATCTGACGCTCCTGTTGGGGTGGACGACACATGCTTTATTGGGCGGCGACTCACACACAAACGCAAGATTTCTTTTGAAGTTTGCGCGCCGACTTAGATTCGGTGGACCTTCGGCTTTCTGGATTCGGCGCATCGGTCGACGGACGCCTGCACTTCGGCAATGGCTTCGGAGGCGGTGCCCCATCCTTCGGTCTGAGTGTGGGTGCCTTCGAGTTGCTTGTAGGTGGCGAAGAAGTGCTCGATTTCCTTTAAGAAGTGCGGCGGCACGGCGGTCAGGTCGCGATACTCCGCGAACAGAGGATCGGTGTTGGGCACCGCAAACACTTTGTAGTCGTTGGCCCCCTTGTCTTTCATCTTGAAAAGCCCGATGACGCGGGCCTCGATCAGGCAGCCGGTGAATGTGGCTTCATTGACCATGACCAGGACATCCAGTGCATCGCCGTCCTCCGCGAGCGTCTGCGGGATGAAGCCGTAGTCCCCCGGATAGTGGCTGGAGGAATACAGGTAGCGATCGAGCCGGAACAGGCCGGTCTTCTTGTCCAATTCAAACTTGCTTCTTCGCCCCTTCGGAATCTCGATGATCGCATTGACCACCGCGGGGATGTTTGTTCCCGGAGAAACGTCAGAATAGTCCCGATGATTCATATTGAGTTCACCCGTGGCGCCGGCTGTTATCAATCCATGACCGAGAAGCGAGCCAAGTCCACTTCCTGGCCGAGAACGATGAGGATGTCGTCTTCGGTGAGGACATCGTCCGCCCCGGGCATGAAACGAAACTGCCCCGTCGAGGCGGATTTTGTCGCGAGGAGCAGCAGATTGTAACTCGACCTGATATTGGAATGACCGAGCGTGACGCCGACCAACTTCGGGGGCATTTTCAATTCCATAATTCGGTAGTCTTCGGCGAATGGGAAGTAATCCAGCAGGGTCGGATAGGCGATGCGGCGCGCCGTTCGCTCGGCGGTTTCCTTTTCGGGGAAAATCAGATCGTGGGCGCCGACGGCCTTGAGAATGAGGGCGTGGTCCTCGTTGACCGCCTTGGTGCGGATGCGTTTGACGCCGATCTGGCTGAGGTGCAGGGTGCAGAGGATGCTGGCCTCCATGCTTTCGCCGAGACTGACGACGGCCTCATCGATGGAGGAGGAGACGACGGATTGCAGAACTTCCATCTCCCGGGCATCGCCGATGAGCACGCGATGCACGTCGTCGCGCAGCTCGGCCACGCGCGCCTCGTTGCTGTCGATGGCGAGGACTTCGCAGTGCAACTCGGTGAGCACCCGGGCAAGATTCGTGCCGAACTGACCCAATCCGATGACGGCGACTTGTCGCATATTGAATCTTCCTATCCGATCATGATGCGTTCTTCGGGATAGCGAATCGCGCCGGGATCACGCGGCAGAAGCGCCAATGCGGCAGTCAGCGGACCGACGCGACCGATGAACATCGTGAGTATGATCCACGCTTTTCCGGCCATCGACAACTTCGCGGTGATTCCGGCGGAGAGGCCGACGGTGGCGAAGGCGGATATCTGCTCGAAAACCAGTTCCTCGAAACGGACGCCCGGCGTACCGGCCTCGGAAAGGGACAGATACATGCACCCGATCAGATTCCAGAGAACGGACAGGCCGATGACCAGCGTGACTTTCGCGGTGACCTCATTGGAAACGCGACGCCCGAACAGCACCACTTCCTTGCTTCCCCTGAGTCTGGCGCGCACTTCGGCGAGATAAACCGCGGCGGAGGTCGTCTTGATGCCGCCTGCGCAGGAAGCCGGCGAGCCGCCCACGAACATCAGGAGTATCAGAAACAGCAGGGCGGCGACCGGAACCCTTGCGATGTCGATGCTGTTGAATCCGGCGGTGCGCGCGGTGACGGACTGAAAGACGGCGGTGAGCATGCGCTGGAACACCGAATCCGACCGGTCGCCGAGACCGACACAAAAGAGGCTCACGGCTCCGCCGAGAATCAGAATCGCGCTGGTGGTCAGGACGACTCTGGAGTGGAGGGTCCAATTCACGGAATCAGTTCTTTCGCCGGTGATTTGGCAACGAAGGCGGCGCAGGGACTCCAGCAATACCGTGTGGCCCAGGCCGCCGCAGACAATGAGGCAAATAACGACGCAGAGGATCCACGGGTGCTGCTTAAAGGGCATCAGGTTGTCAGAGTAGATGGAGAAGCCGGCGTTGCAGAAGGCGGAGATGGAGTGAAAGGCCGCCGAGAAGAGGGCGGGCTCCGGTTTGTGCTCGAATCTCAACTGGGCGTAGATCAGCAACATGCCGATCGTTTCGATCACGAAGGTGAGGGCGATGATCCGCTTCAGGTCGCGGCGCACGGAGGATGCGGCGTCGCCCTGCCAGAAGGTATCCGCGATGAGGGCCTGTGAACGAAATGACATGCGGCGACCGAGGAACTGCGAGGCGAGGGCGGCGAAGGTCATGATGCCGAGGCCGCCAAGCTGGATGAGTATCAAAATGACGACCTGACCAAATCGCGAGTAAGCCTTTCCCGTATCAACCACGGTCAGCCCAGTGACGCAGACCGCCGAGGTCGAGGTGAAGAGCCCCTCCATGATGTCGATGTCTTCGTCGCCCGCGGAGATGGGCAGCGTGAGCAGGATGGCGCCGATGATGATGAGGAAGATGAACGAGCCGACCAGGACGCTTTCCGGGCGTTCAAAGAAGAGAGATTCCGGTCGGTACTTCCGCGCCATTAGTTCAAGTGCCTGGTCGTCGGACAGCGCGGGATCATGCGGGCCCAAAGGCCGCCACACAACCTGCGCCGCTTCGCTTTACGAGGGTCGGCGATCGAAGCGGGGATATATACAGGCAGGAACAGTCCCACGCCAGTCCCGTGGAAACGGCCGCAAGGGACAACTCCGCGGATACGCGGCCCCTTATACATTAAATCGGAAATTGATGATGTCGCCGTCTTTTACGATGTAGTGCTTGGGCTCGAGGCGGACCTTGTTGGCGGACTTTGCGCCGCGCATGTCGCCGGCGGCCTTGAGATCGTCGAAGGCGACGGTCTCGGCACGAATGAAGCCCCGCTGGATGTCGCTGTGAATCTTGCCGGCGGCCTCGACGGCCTCGGTGTCCTTGAAAATGGTCCAGGCGCGAACTTCGTCTTCACCGCAAGTCAGAAAGGAGACCAGACCGACGGCTTCGTAGCAGGTACGGATGAGCCTCATTCTGGCGGGCTCGGTGAGGCCGAGGTCGGCAAGAAAGGTGGGACGGTCGGCCTCTTCCAATTGGGAGATCTCGGCCTCGATCTCGGCCGCGAGGGCAATCGTGGCGGCCGAGTGGTCGTGGGTGAAAGGCGGCGGCTTGCTAATGGCATCTTCTCCGACGTTGACGACGACGATGACCGGCTTGAGGGTGAGAAAGCCGAAGCTGCCGGCGATGCCGCGCTCTTCGTCGTTTTGGATGGCGCCGGAGACGGGGTGTTCTTTCTCCAGGGCATCCTTGACGCGCTGCATCATGGCCAGTTCGCGGAGCTCGGCGTCGCGGGTCTTGGTCGGCTTCTGGGTGGACTTTTCAAGTTTCTCGATTCGATTCATGACCTGTTCGAGGTCGGCGAAGATCAATTCGGCGTGGAGCTCCTCCACGTCCGCCTTTGGATCGATGCGATCGCGGTAGGTCACGACGCTGTCGGACGCGAATCCGCGAACGACCATGACGATGCCGTCGCAGCGACGGACTGAATTCATCGTCTTGCGAAACTCCTGCGGGCCGTCGCTGCCGGCCAGAGAGACGCCGGGGATGTCGACGAACTCGAGGTGCGCCGGGGTGTACTTCTTGGGCTTGTAGATTTCGGCGAGGTAGTCGAGCCTCGGATCGGGCACGCTGACCGTGGCGATCTGCTCGAGCCTTGCGTGGGCCGCGTCCAGGGGCTGGCCGGTGATCGCGGAGAACAAGGTGGACTTGCCCGACTGGGGCGGGCCGATGATGGCGAATTTCATGAGTCGTTTGATTCCCGGTGAGTGATTTACACAGTGAGGAGGGAGAGTGTAATTCTGGGCGCGGAGGAAGTCGAGCGACGAAGGGCCGGCGGCCTTGAAGCGGACGAAGCGCGTCAGATGTACTCGGCGAATTCGTGTTCCCGGCGTCTGAACCAGTGCCAGCCGACCACGAAGAGCAGGAGGGAGACCACCGCCGCATTCCAGAAGGCCCAGTCGCCGGGCCAGCGGCCGAAGAGGAGGCAATCGCGGTAGGCTCGAATGATCGGGGTCATGGGGTTCAAGTGGATGAGGGCGCGCTTCCAGCCGGTCGCGGAATCGAGCTGGTAGACAACGCAGGTGACGAACATCCAGAGCTGAACGACGGCGCGGAAGAGAAAGTTTACGTCGCGATAGAAGAGATTCGCCATCGACAGGATCATCGCCATGCCGGCCATGAAAAGGATCTGCACGCCGACGACGACGGGCAGGAAGAGGATCGAGGGGTGAAGCTCGTAGCTCCAGCCCTGATGCTGAAAATGAAAGCCGATCCCGAGGACGACCAGCAGGGCCGACGACACCAGGAAGTCGATGAAGGAGCTGATCAGGCAGGAGAGGGGAAACACCTCGCGCGGGAAGTAGATTTTGGTCACGAGCTGCCGATTGGCGACGAGCGAGATCGTGGCGCTGCTCAGGCTGTTGGAGAGGAACATCCACGGGACGAGTCCGCTGAAGGCGAACAGGGCGTAAGGGACGTTCGGGTGGCCGGTGAGTTTCTGCTGGTCGATGTCGGTGACGGAGCCGAAGACGAAGGTGAAGACGAGCATCATCATCAGCGGCGGAATGACGGCCCACGCGGCGCCGAGGATTGAATGCTTGTAGCGGACGCGGATGTCGCGCCAGGCGAGCATCCACATCAACTCGCGATATCGCCACAGGACGACGAGGCGCGAGGTTGAATGCTCGTGTCCCGTGGCGCCCTGGGCGGTCATGATGGTGGCCATCGACGTCATTGCGGGGTGAATCCTCTCCGAATGGCGAGTCGCTCGTACTGCGCGGCGAGGCGCGCGTGCGAGGCGGACAGGGAAAAGTCTGTGCAGGCGCGTTCGCGGGCAGTGCGGCCGAGGCGAGCGCGCAGCTTCGGGTCGGCGATGAGCAGATCGAGCGCATCGGCGAGCGAGTCCGCATCTGCCGGGGGCGCGAGCAGGCCGGTGACGCCGTGTTCGAGAACATCCGTTGTGCCGCCGGCTGATGTCGCGACGATGGGCAGG
This region includes:
- a CDS encoding inorganic diphosphatase, giving the protein MNHRDYSDVSPGTNIPAVVNAIIEIPKGRRSKFELDKKTGLFRLDRYLYSSSHYPGDYGFIPQTLAEDGDALDVLVMVNEATFTGCLIEARVIGLFKMKDKGANDYKVFAVPNTDPLFAEYRDLTAVPPHFLKEIEHFFATYKQLEGTHTQTEGWGTASEAIAEVQASVDRCAESRKPKVHRI
- a CDS encoding TrkA family potassium uptake protein, whose amino-acid sequence is MRQVAVIGLGQFGTNLARVLTELHCEVLAIDSNEARVAELRDDVHRVLIGDAREMEVLQSVVSSSIDEAVVSLGESMEASILCTLHLSQIGVKRIRTKAVNEDHALILKAVGAHDLIFPEKETAERTARRIAYPTLLDYFPFAEDYRIMELKMPPKLVGVTLGHSNIRSSYNLLLLATKSASTGQFRFMPGADDVLTEDDILIVLGQEVDLARFSVMD
- a CDS encoding ATPase → MARKYRPESLFFERPESVLVGSFIFLIIIGAILLTLPISAGDEDIDIMEGLFTSTSAVCVTGLTVVDTGKAYSRFGQVVILILIQLGGLGIMTFAALASQFLGRRMSFRSQALIADTFWQGDAASSVRRDLKRIIALTFVIETIGMLLIYAQLRFEHKPEPALFSAAFHSISAFCNAGFSIYSDNLMPFKQHPWILCVVICLIVCGGLGHTVLLESLRRLRCQITGERTDSVNWTLHSRVVLTTSAILILGGAVSLFCVGLGDRSDSVFQRMLTAVFQSVTARTAGFNSIDIARVPVAALLFLILLMFVGGSPASCAGGIKTTSAAVYLAEVRARLRGSKEVVLFGRRVSNEVTAKVTLVIGLSVLWNLIGCMYLSLSEAGTPGVRFEELVFEQISAFATVGLSAGITAKLSMAGKAWIILTMFIGRVGPLTAALALLPRDPGAIRYPEERIMIG
- the ychF gene encoding redox-regulated ATPase YchF, whose protein sequence is MKFAIIGPPQSGKSTLFSAITGQPLDAAHARLEQIATVSVPDPRLDYLAEIYKPKKYTPAHLEFVDIPGVSLAGSDGPQEFRKTMNSVRRCDGIVMVVRGFASDSVVTYRDRIDPKADVEELHAELIFADLEQVMNRIEKLEKSTQKPTKTRDAELRELAMMQRVKDALEKEHPVSGAIQNDEERGIAGSFGFLTLKPVIVVVNVGEDAISKPPPFTHDHSAATIALAAEIEAEISQLEEADRPTFLADLGLTEPARMRLIRTCYEAVGLVSFLTCGEDEVRAWTIFKDTEAVEAAGKIHSDIQRGFIRAETVAFDDLKAAGDMRGAKSANKVRLEPKHYIVKDGDIINFRFNV
- a CDS encoding ABC transporter permease, giving the protein MTSMATIMTAQGATGHEHSTSRLVVLWRYRELMWMLAWRDIRVRYKHSILGAAWAVIPPLMMMLVFTFVFGSVTDIDQQKLTGHPNVPYALFAFSGLVPWMFLSNSLSSATISLVANRQLVTKIYFPREVFPLSCLISSFIDFLVSSALLVVLGIGFHFQHQGWSYELHPSILFLPVVVGVQILFMAGMAMILSMANLFYRDVNFLFRAVVQLWMFVTCVVYQLDSATGWKRALIHLNPMTPIIRAYRDCLLFGRWPGDWAFWNAAVVSLLLFVVGWHWFRRREHEFAEYI